Genomic segment of Candidatus Protochlamydia amoebophila UWE25:
AAATAAACTCCAATAACGGGGTCAACATTTGGTATTTGATTCGCGTGAGGCATTTCAATTTGGACAATTCCTGATTTACGCACAGTTTTTACTTCTGCATGAAAACTGGGAATTTTCAAACGTGCTTGGGAAAAAAGAGTAGCCGTTTCAGTTTTTAATTTTGGCGCATCATTTTGAGTGACAACTTGAAGAGCTGTCGTTGTTGATCCTGGCTGACACGTAAGATCTGAACAAACAAGCCATTTGAGTTTAGCATTCAATTGGAAAGTTTGTCCAATAGAGAGATTAGCAGGAGGGGTAATTAAACTTAGTAGGACAACTTCTCCTTCATATCCAAATCCCACCATATCAGCCACCTTAAATTTTCCAGGAAAAGGCCATTGTAAAGGCCCCACTTCAAACCCGAGAGGTAATGTCCACTCAACTTTTAATGGTATTCCCGCATCCCCCGGATTTTTCCAGTACACGTGCCAATCATCTTCGATTTTAAGATGAAGGGCAACCCAAAAAGGATGGCCTGGCTGAATTGTCTCTTCTTCTTGAATTAACTGAACTTGTACATGGGCAGAACCTTCGAATGTGGCAAAAGACGGTAGGGGGGAAGCAAACCCAATTAATAATAAAAAGAAACGAATATAATTGTTCATTCAAACATCTCCTGGCTTTATACGGCTTATTGAAGCCTTTCAAATGAAGGGGGATGAAATTTCACTTTGCGTGAGTTTTGTTTATTCTTTGAAAGTCAAAACTTTGATCAGTATCAAAAAATCTTCTGAAGGAAAATTGGCAAGCCCATTTTCACAAGTTGATCTTTTTAAAACAAAAACAAAAAACTGAATTTTCGCGAAAATAATTCAAAGTTCGAATCTAAGGTGAAGTCATCAAAAAATTCCTATTTAAATCTAGTTTTTATTTTTACAAAACTTGACAAATAGGGTATAATCACCTATTTGATATTAATCACATTGGATAATTAGTATAATAAATTTGAAAATTTATATTCAAGTAAATTATTATAAATAATAAAGGTATTGTAAATGTATGTAAATGTTAATATATTAGCTAATAATCCTTTTTTTGAAGCTTATTCTCAATCCGATGTATTAGGTAAACTAATTTTTTTAGCTTTATATATTCTTTCTATTTGTAGCTGGATTGTTTTAATTCATAAATTATGGTTGACTTCTCAAGCCAAAAAATATGCCTTCCGATTTCATGAAGCTTTTCAATTACAAAAAGCGAATCCCCTTAGCCTCGACTATGATACAATAAATAACAAAACACACCTTAATCCTTTTTTAGACCTCTATAAAGTTTTAAAACGACAAACTTTAGATGTATTGGCTAAAAATCGCCATTTTCATACTCAACTATCTAACACTCCGCAATCACCCACATTTCTTTCGTTAAGTGATATAGACTACGTTGCCTCTCATTTATCCACTCAAGTTGCTTCTCAAATAAAATATTTAGAAAAAAATCTTTACGTTCTTTCCACAACTGTCAGTTTGGCACCATTTCTAGGGTTATTGGGAACTGTTTGGGGGATTTTGACAACATTTGCGGAATTACAATCTCATCAATCAGGCGGAAGTACTCATCAAATGGTACTCAGTGGACTATCCCTTGCTTTGGCTACCACAGTTCTGGGGCTTCTTGACGCGATTCCCGCTTTAATTGGATATAATTATTTAAAAAATGAAATTCGTGATTTTTCGATGGATATGGAAGGTTTTTCAAACGACATTTTAGCTGCTGTTGAATTACAATATCGCAAAGTAGAAGCTTAGAAAAGGTGAGCACAATGATTAGAAACCGTTTCTCTTTTTCTCACTCTTCAATTCCCGATGAACCTGCCGTGAATTTGACACCTTTAATTGACGTTGTGTTTGTTATTTTGATTATGTTTATTGTAATTGCCCCCTTATTAGAACAAGATCATGTTGAACTTGCTGATGCGCCAAAGTTTAATTTAAATAATCATCAGTCTGTTCAAGAAAATAGTCCGATTACTATTCATGTAAGATCTGATAACACAATTTGGTTAAATCAAGAACTTATACTTCCTCATCTATTAGCCGAAAAGCTTAAACAAATTAAATTGAAACATCCCAAAATTACGCCTCAAATTTTTCATGATAAAAAAGCCTGTTTCGGGACATACCAACTAGTCAAGAATGCTGCAGAAGAAGCAGGATTTTCAAAAGTAGACATTATTTTAAAACCTGCTTAAAGCAACCCATTGCTTATGCACAATGATCCAACTTCTCTCTTTTTTCAAACATATACCCAGCAAAAAGCTTGGTGGTTGATTGCTATTGCGGTCATATTTTTTCATTTACTGATTTTATTAGTTAATTCTACATGGTCAATTTCACCAGAAAAACAACAAACGACGAAATTAGTAGTCTCGACACTTATCTTGCAACCTTCCGCTCCTCCCTCTTCTATAAAAACTTTGCTTACACAAGAGATTGATAAGAGTTTAGTCTCATCCACTTCGTTACCTTTAACACCAGAAAATCCCTTACCTGCTAAGACAAAACCACAAGACTCTTCTAAATCACATAAAGTGACTGAAAAAAAATCTGAACTTAAGTTAGAATCTAAACCCTCTCCAAAAACTGAACCAAAAAAAAATACAGCCTCTTCACCAAAAATAAAAAAAACTGACCCCCCACAAAAAACCACTGAACAAAAACAAGCAGAGAAGAAAAAAGTAAAAGCGACTCCAGCATCAACATTTGAGAAAGAAAAACAAAAAAAAGAGGCTGTTAAAAAAGAAAATATTGCTAAGGAAACTCTTGCCAAAGATGCTGACAAGCGACTTAAGCAAGAATTAGCAGCCTCGCAAGAGGCTGCTCTAAAAAAAGAGCAACAGCTCTTAGCTAAAGCTAAAGAAAATCTAGCCAAAATAGGAGAGGCAAAACAAAAATCCAATTCTACCACGCTAACTAAAATTGGAGAATCCCCTATTCTAAAACAGATTCAAAATCTACAAATTGACACTTTACCTCAAGGAAATAGTGTTCAAGGAGAGTTAAATGGAAGGGATAGCAGTTATCGAGAAGAAATTGCTCAACGATTAAAACTTTTTCTAAAATTACCCGATTACGGATCTGTACAAGTTAAATTGACAATCGACCGAACAGGCAAAATTGCTCAAATTAGCATTGTAAAAAGTGAAAGTTCAAAAAATCAGCAGTACATAGAAAAAAACCTTCCCACGATTTATTTTCCAGCTTTCGGAACTCGATTTGAAGGACTTTCACAATACACTTTTTTAGTTACGTTAAATAACGATTATTAACCTGGATTACAAGTTTATTCACTAAAAAATCTATTAGATTATTAAAAACCCAAGAAATTTTATGTATGCATTTTTTTTTAAAACATCTAACCATTGGATACAATTTCTCATCTGCTTTTGTTTATCTTTAGCCCCCTTTTTTGCTCATTCGATAGACGAAGACCCTATTGTTGTTCGCCTCTCGACAGATTCTTCTCTTGTTCCTCTTTATTTAGCTCCTTTCACTATAGAACAGACAAATTTTTCTCCATCCTATCTTAAACAATTGGAAGATATCTTAACATTTGATCTTAATCACAATGGATCTACTTATTTATCAAAAAGAAATGCCTCCAATGACCAGTTAGCCAATGCAGGTGAGCTAGAAGATTTAGGTATTGCTCAAACTTGGCAAGCACAAAATATTTTTTATGTGATCAAAGGTATTATCAAAGAAAACTTTCTTCAGGTATTTATATTAAATACGAATACACAAAATCTTAAAAAATGTGATCCCGTTATGCTAACCGGTGATTTATCCCAAGATCGCCGATTAATTCATCGTATTGCAGACACTATTCATAAAGCCTTATTTGGAGTGGAGGGAGTTGCCTCTACTAAAATTTTGTACACAGTTAAAACTCCTCTTGTCGATAATAAACAAAAACTTTCTTCCGAAGTTTGGGAAGCTGATTACGATGGAGAAAATGCACGACAAATTACCCAAGAAAAATCTTTTTGTGTGAATCCTACTTACATTCCACCAAAAAAAGGTTTTTTATCAGGCAATTTTCTTTATGTTTCTTATCAAGCCGGACAATCAAAAATTTATATTGCGAATTTAAAAGATGGCAAAGGACAGCGTTTATTGAAGCTTAAAGGTAATCAACTGATGCCTACACTTTCTCAACAACGAGATAAAATAGCCTTTATTAGCGACGCAACTGGCAATCCCGATTTATTTTTGCAACTTTTCAATCCTGAAACAGGTGTTGTTGGAAAACCGCAGCAAATTTTCTCTGCTAAATTAGCTACCCAAAGTACTCCTTCATTTAATCCTGATGGAACCAAAGTAGCTTTTGTATCTGATAAAGATGGTTCTCCAAAAATTTACGTCATTGCCATTCCAGAACCTGGAACAAGTTTAAAAAATATAAAGGCAACTCTAATTACTAAGCGCAATCGAGAAAGTTCTGCTCCTGCATGGTCACCAGACGGAACAAAAATTGCTTATTGCTCCCGAACTGATGGGATTAGGCAAATTTGGATTTACGATTTTACAACCAACCAGGAAAAACAATTAACGCAAGGACCTATTAACAAGGAAAATCCTTCGTGGGCTCCCAATAGCCTTCATCTTGTTTATAATTCAGCTGATACAAATGATAGCCAGCTCTATTTGATTAATTTGAATCAAACGGAGGCAACTCGCATAACTTCAGGAAAAGGAGAAAAACGTTATCCCAATTGGGAGTTACGTTTTGATCGCTAATCGCTTGTTTATCATCTAATTAGATAAGAGATTGAGAATGCTAGTGTTTTTTTTTGCTAATTTGACATGATTTTTGTTAAACTATGTTCGACTTTTTTCGAGATTTCATTAATTTGCTAAAATGTTTTTTTTGAAGCTTTTATGATCAATTTTTTTTTAACGTTATATTTTATTTTTTCTCAAAAATTTAATTACAAATTCATTCAAAATTTTTTTTGCAAATAGAGTAAATTTCAAAAAGAAACCGTTTTTTCACTTACAAAACTTCAATGAGCTCTCTCTAATTTCCGGAGAAAATCTTATGAGAATATATTCTTTTTATTTAGTAGCCTTATTAGGGTCTGCCTGTCTACTTCAAAGTTGCGCAAGAAATGGTAGCGATGTTTGGGAAGATACAAAATCCGCTGGCCGGCACATGAACCGTGGTGTAAGGGCTCTTGGCGGCAAACATGGCGACTCTCGCCAAGTTCATTCAAAAAACGATTTTGAATGCGTAGATGATGAGTATAGCCATCAAGAAGGAGGTTTTCAAGACTGTGATTATTCTCGCGCAGACTTCATTCCCTTACAAGATCAAGCCAACAATGAGTTTGCAATGGCAGATATCCTTGCTCGCCAACCTCGAGAAACGCCTGGTGAAATAGGTAGTTCCATTCCGAGTATTGAATCTTTTCAAGATCCTTGCATGATTCCCCAACTCGCAGCCATTTTTAAAACGATTTACTTCGATTATGATAGCAGTATGATTAAAGGTCAGGCAAATTTACAAACAATTCATCAAATTGCTGATTTCATGCGTCGCCATCCAAATGTTTATATTTTTATTGAAGGGCATACCGATGAAAGAGGACCTCAAGCTTATAACTTGGCTCTAGGTTCCCGTCGTAGCAATGCCGTTCGTAACCTTTTGATTAGTGAAGATGTTAATCCAGATAATCTCTTTACCATTTCTTATGGGAAAGAACGACCCGTCGTCTTAGAAAAACATGAAGAAGGCTGGTCTAGAAACCGTCGCGTAGAGTTCAAGATTTATGAACGTTAAATTTTCTTTCCTTATGGGAACACTAATCATGTTCCCACTTTTAAATTGCATGAGTGCAACTTATCCAAATTACTCGGCACATTCTAACTTGCCTAATCAACAATCTACTCGTCCAGTTCTTGATAATAATACAATCCGATTTAAGAATAGTTTAGCCGATCTTAAACACGAATTAAGTAATCATGAAGCAGAGATACGCATTTTTGAAAACAAATTGCATAATCAAGAAAGTTCACTTGATCAAATTCGTCAACAAATTGTAGATGATTTAGAGGGGCAAAGAGAATATACACGAGCGATGAGTATTAATTTAGAAGGGAAAATTGATACTCTTGATAAAGCTGTCAACGGTTTGATGAATGATCTTAGACAATTAAAAAATCATGCCAATGATTCGGTAAATGTTTTAGCTCAATATAAGCAAAAATTGGTTGATGTTGAGAAAATTCTTGAAGCACAGGATCAGCATATTAGCAGCCTGGAGGCAGCTTTGCATTCTCTCATAGATGTCTGGCAGGCAAGAGAAACAGCAACACAAGAAATTGCAAACAAACAAGCGATAAATTCATCTAAAACATACAAGGTCCAACCCGGAGATAGTTTAGAAAAAATTGCAAAGGCTAATAAAACGACTGTCAAAATTTTGAGAGAATGTAATCAGTTAACTTCTGATCTTATTGTGGTCGGACAAGTACTTAAACTTCCTTAATCTATGGCATTCAATCACCTTGCTTCTTCTCATGCTATTGGTTTATTTGACTCAGGGATAGGGGGGTTAACAGTCATGCGAGAAATGATTCGTTTGCTGCCCCAAGAGAACCTCTTGTATCTTGGGGATACAGCAAGAGTACCCTATGGAAATAAGAGCGCAGCAACAATTATTCGCTATAGCATTGAAAATGCTATTTTTCTACTTGAAAAGCAAATTAAAGTATTGGTGGTTGCTTGTAATACAGCCTCAGCTTTAGCGCTTCCAAAATTAAAACAGCTCTTTCACCTCCCAATCATAGGCGTCATTGAACCTGGGGCTAAATTAGCAGCTGCAACAACGCGTAACAAACGTATAGCCGTTTTAGGAACTAAAGGAACCATTGAATCTGGTGCTTACCAGTCTGCAATTCATCAACTAATTCCTGATGCGATTATCTTTCCAATTGCATGTCCTCTATTGGTTTCTCTCGTTGAAGAAGGTTTTCTCTATCATTCTGCTTCAAAACTCATTATCCAAGAATATTTAAAAAATTTAGAGAAGGCAGATGTCGATACTATTTTGCTTGGTTGCACCCATTATCCTTTACTTAAACCCCTCATTGAAGAAATAATGGGCTCATCTGTTACAATTATAGATTCAGCCTTGACCTGTGCCCAAACCGTCAAAAAACTTTTAGAAAGTCATCAACTTGTCAATTCGAATCAACACGCAATTCACCAATATTTCGTCACAGATGATCCAGAGAAATTTCGCCAACTTGGTGAATATTTGTTTCAATCTCCTCTTCCTTTAGTAGAATTGCACAAAATAATTCATTCGTAATCTATTTGAGTTCAGTCAATTAAAAACCAACTTGTCGCATTTTGTTAGAAAAATTTAATTGTATATTCCCTGCGAAAATAATAACATTTGTTATTTCTTTGGTTACTTTAAATAAATCAAATTCAACATTAAATATTTATATACAATAAAATACATTCTTCAAATAAATAGTTTACAAACAGTTAATTATATAAAATTACAGTTTAACCTTGTGGCAACGATGAGCTATGGTAAGCAGCTTAGGTTTTGTCAATTAAATTAACTCTCACCTAATGGCTTTTTTAAACCTAAATTTTGAGTTTAACAAGATTTTTTCTGGGAAAGCAAAGGCATTCAGACTGAAAAAGTTATGTTTTTTGTTTCTTCTTAGAAACGAAAAAAGAAAAAATGATAAAGATGAAACAAAAAATTACCGTCCAAAAAGGAAAGACTTTCTGAGAAATGATTTCTGCATTTTCTAAAATATAAAATTGCCTTAATTTTTTCCCTTCCTCTTGCGCTTGTAACTTTAATATCCCTTGAACTGTCACCATTTGATTAGTAGAAATTTTATCAATTCCTTTCAAAAAAATTTGTTGTGCTACTTGATGAGAATTGCCAATACAACAACTTTTTAAATTAGGTTGAGAAGCTAGTATAAAGGTATTCCAAGGAGATTGATAAATAAAGCCTTTGATTTGAACGGATTGTTCAGGCACGAAAAAATAATTTTCGCTTTGTAATTCTTCAAAAGTTATTTGTGAGGAAGTTGTAAAGGATAAAAAAAAGAAGCTAAAAATAATAAGTTTTAGAACCCACATTCTCATACCCGAGAAAAACTGAATTAATCCTGCAAAGGATTAATTCAGTTTTAATTTATCTTATTCATCGTCTTTAAAACGATAACCTACCCCTCTGACAGTTTCAATACCATCAAAATTAGGACCTAATTTTTTTCTCAAAGAGGCAATATGCACATCAATGTTACGATCGATGATAAAGGCTTCGTCATTTTGTACATCGTCTAATAATTGATTTCTAGTCAATACCTTTCCACGATTAAGAAGTAAGCGTCTCAAAATTCCAAATTCAGAAAGGGTTAAAGCAATAGATTTATCTTTCTTTCTCAACAAATACCGATCGACTTCCATGGTGTATTCGCCAAAAACTAATGTTTTTGCTTCCTTTTCTCCTTCTTTTCCACGTCTCATAACAGCTTTAATACGTGAAAA
This window contains:
- a CDS encoding MotA/TolQ/ExbB proton channel family protein; this encodes MYVNVNILANNPFFEAYSQSDVLGKLIFLALYILSICSWIVLIHKLWLTSQAKKYAFRFHEAFQLQKANPLSLDYDTINNKTHLNPFLDLYKVLKRQTLDVLAKNRHFHTQLSNTPQSPTFLSLSDIDYVASHLSTQVASQIKYLEKNLYVLSTTVSLAPFLGLLGTVWGILTTFAELQSHQSGGSTHQMVLSGLSLALATTVLGLLDAIPALIGYNYLKNEIRDFSMDMEGFSNDILAAVELQYRKVEA
- a CDS encoding ExbD/TolR family protein, translated to MIRNRFSFSHSSIPDEPAVNLTPLIDVVFVILIMFIVIAPLLEQDHVELADAPKFNLNNHQSVQENSPITIHVRSDNTIWLNQELILPHLLAEKLKQIKLKHPKITPQIFHDKKACFGTYQLVKNAAEEAGFSKVDIILKPA
- a CDS encoding energy transducer TonB; its protein translation is MHNDPTSLFFQTYTQQKAWWLIAIAVIFFHLLILLVNSTWSISPEKQQTTKLVVSTLILQPSAPPSSIKTLLTQEIDKSLVSSTSLPLTPENPLPAKTKPQDSSKSHKVTEKKSELKLESKPSPKTEPKKNTASSPKIKKTDPPQKTTEQKQAEKKKVKATPASTFEKEKQKKEAVKKENIAKETLAKDADKRLKQELAASQEAALKKEQQLLAKAKENLAKIGEAKQKSNSTTLTKIGESPILKQIQNLQIDTLPQGNSVQGELNGRDSSYREEIAQRLKLFLKLPDYGSVQVKLTIDRTGKIAQISIVKSESSKNQQYIEKNLPTIYFPAFGTRFEGLSQYTFLVTLNNDY
- the tolB gene encoding Tol-Pal system protein TolB; the protein is MYAFFFKTSNHWIQFLICFCLSLAPFFAHSIDEDPIVVRLSTDSSLVPLYLAPFTIEQTNFSPSYLKQLEDILTFDLNHNGSTYLSKRNASNDQLANAGELEDLGIAQTWQAQNIFYVIKGIIKENFLQVFILNTNTQNLKKCDPVMLTGDLSQDRRLIHRIADTIHKALFGVEGVASTKILYTVKTPLVDNKQKLSSEVWEADYDGENARQITQEKSFCVNPTYIPPKKGFLSGNFLYVSYQAGQSKIYIANLKDGKGQRLLKLKGNQLMPTLSQQRDKIAFISDATGNPDLFLQLFNPETGVVGKPQQIFSAKLATQSTPSFNPDGTKVAFVSDKDGSPKIYVIAIPEPGTSLKNIKATLITKRNRESSAPAWSPDGTKIAYCSRTDGIRQIWIYDFTTNQEKQLTQGPINKENPSWAPNSLHLVYNSADTNDSQLYLINLNQTEATRITSGKGEKRYPNWELRFDR
- a CDS encoding OmpA family protein, encoding MRIYSFYLVALLGSACLLQSCARNGSDVWEDTKSAGRHMNRGVRALGGKHGDSRQVHSKNDFECVDDEYSHQEGGFQDCDYSRADFIPLQDQANNEFAMADILARQPRETPGEIGSSIPSIESFQDPCMIPQLAAIFKTIYFDYDSSMIKGQANLQTIHQIADFMRRHPNVYIFIEGHTDERGPQAYNLALGSRRSNAVRNLLISEDVNPDNLFTISYGKERPVVLEKHEEGWSRNRRVEFKIYER
- a CDS encoding LysM peptidoglycan-binding domain-containing protein; the encoded protein is MNVKFSFLMGTLIMFPLLNCMSATYPNYSAHSNLPNQQSTRPVLDNNTIRFKNSLADLKHELSNHEAEIRIFENKLHNQESSLDQIRQQIVDDLEGQREYTRAMSINLEGKIDTLDKAVNGLMNDLRQLKNHANDSVNVLAQYKQKLVDVEKILEAQDQHISSLEAALHSLIDVWQARETATQEIANKQAINSSKTYKVQPGDSLEKIAKANKTTVKILRECNQLTSDLIVVGQVLKLP
- the murI gene encoding glutamate racemase, translating into MAFNHLASSHAIGLFDSGIGGLTVMREMIRLLPQENLLYLGDTARVPYGNKSAATIIRYSIENAIFLLEKQIKVLVVACNTASALALPKLKQLFHLPIIGVIEPGAKLAAATTRNKRIAVLGTKGTIESGAYQSAIHQLIPDAIIFPIACPLLVSLVEEGFLYHSASKLIIQEYLKNLEKADVDTILLGCTHYPLLKPLIEEIMGSSVTIIDSALTCAQTVKKLLESHQLVNSNQHAIHQYFVTDDPEKFRQLGEYLFQSPLPLVELHKIIHS
- a CDS encoding response regulator transcription factor, which encodes MQKTKILLIEDEEDIASLIKLQAELAGYKVHLEMDGLNGFLAIEREKPDVIILDIMLPGLNGLDVCRKIKSNPDLENIPIIIISAKSEELDVVLGLELGADDYVAKPFSLKVLFSRIKAVMRRGKEGEKEAKTLVFGEYTMEVDRYLLRKKDKSIALTLSEFGILRRLLLNRGKVLTRNQLLDDVQNDEAFIIDRNIDVHIASLRKKLGPNFDGIETVRGVGYRFKDDE